A genome region from Bemisia tabaci chromosome 3, PGI_BMITA_v3 includes the following:
- the LOC109030965 gene encoding probable cytochrome P450 305a1: protein MNDTTTVTRFYASVVIYFAIAIRTMDQTILLSLCLIFSCFLFLLKNYRRSSKLPPGPRGIPIFGNLFLIKRLSRAHGGLHRAFQQISREQKSSILGLHFGSSLVVVFFGRKYMKMIMSEEAFQGRPDNLFTRLRTMGERRGITILDGPVFHEQRKFAVRHLSQLGFQKNEMKAFIQMELKHFLDFLKPREENVCINPLLTSAVLNVIWTFVADRRFSYDDPFLNDWFDLFNRRGKVFDLSGGLLSQFPWIRFLAPEKSGYNLILKINAELKKFMDTEIERHKANESTEPRDFIDVYLREIKAAGPDSPVFNEDQLIAVCLDFFIAGLHTTSDSLTFALIAMVKFPEVQTKVQKCLDEVLSVDEIPHYDDRQRLPYIEAVLLESMRYTHVVPFIGPRRVMQDVVVDGYRIPKNTLVFGDLDEYYRSQDSWGDPENFRPERFIRKNGEVISEDKHFFFGRGARSCIGNVLAKQFVFTFFCGILKKYKLSLAPSSKMPGEIPGITTKPEPFFVSMTQRGR from the exons atgaatgataCGACCACTGTCACGCGGTTTTATGCTTCAGTCGTCATCTACTTCGCTATTGCTATCCGCACTATGGATCAGACAATCTTACTTTCgttatgtttaattttttcgtgttttctattcttgttaaaaaattACAGACGCTCTTCAAAGCTTCCTCCAG GCCCCAGAGGAATACCGATTTTCGGCAATCTTTTCCTCATAAAAAGATTAAGTAGAGCTCATGGAGGCCTTCATCGAGCTTTCCAACAGATCTCCAGGGAGCAAAAATCCTCGATTTTGGGGTTGCACTTCGGCTCCTCTTTGGTGGTAGTGTTCTTCGGgagaaaatatatgaaaatgaTAATGTCAGAGGAGGCATTCCAAGGGAGACCGGACAATCTGTTCACTCGTTTGCGGACAATGGGTGAACGAAGAG GAATCACCATTTTAGACGGTCCCGTTTTCCACGAGCAGAGGAAATTTGCTGTAAGGCACTTGAGCCAActtggatttcaaaaaaatgaaatgaaagctTTCATTCAAATGGAGCTGAAacattttctcgattttttgaAGCCAAGAGAGGAAAATGTGTGCATCAACCCGTTGTTAACATCAGCAG TTCTGAATGTTATCTGGACTTTTGTCGCGGACCGCAGATTTTCGTATGATGATCCCTTTCTCAACGACTGGTTTGACCTATTTAATAGGCGAGGGAAGGTTTTTGATTTATCCGGTGGACTACTATCACAGTTTCCCTGGATCAGGTTTCTGGCACCAGAAAAATCGGGCTATAATCTAATCTTGAAAATAAACGCTgagctgaaaaaattcatggaT ACAGAAATCGAGCGACATAAAGCTAACGAATCTACGGAGCCAAGAGATTTTATCGACGTATATCTCCGAGAGATCAAAGCGGCTGGTCCAGATTCTCCTGTTTTCAACG AGGACCAATTGATCGCTGTTTGTTTGGACTTTTTCATTGCTGGTCTGCACACAACCAGTGACTCATTAACTTTTGCTTTGATTGCAATGGTTAAGTTTCCAGAAGTTCAAACTAAAGTTCAGAAATGTCTGGATGAAGTGCTTAGCGTTGACGAAATCCCTCATTACGATGATAGGCAACG GTTACCGTACATCGAGGCTGTCCTCCTGGAGTCGATGCGGTATACACACGTTGTGCCGTTCATAGGCCCGCGGCGTGTGATGCAAGATGTAGTGGTTGATGGATACCGCATACCGAAG AACACCCTTGTTTTTGGAGATCTTGACGAGTACTATCGCAGCCAGGATTCTTGGGGTGATCCGGAAAATTTCAGACCAGAACGTTTTATACGAAAAAATGGAGAAGTGATTTCTGAAGACAAACATTTCTTCTTTGGACGAG gAGCTAGGAGTTGCATAGGAAACGTGCTGGCAAAGCAGTTTGTCTTTACATTCTTCTGCGGCATTTTGAAGAAGTACAAACTGTCACTGGCACCCTCGAGCAAGATGCCCGGTGAAATTCCCGGAATCACCACGAAACCAGAGCCATTTTTTGTTTCGATGACACAAAGAGGTCGTTAG